The following coding sequences are from one Leucoraja erinacea ecotype New England chromosome 2, Leri_hhj_1, whole genome shotgun sequence window:
- the en2a gene encoding LOW QUALITY PROTEIN: homeobox protein engrailed-2a (The sequence of the model RefSeq protein was modified relative to this genomic sequence to represent the inferred CDS: deleted 1 base in 1 codon), giving the protein MEENDQNNHEVDNQESSNESNRAIMPLLQAPGNQLPHRITNFFIDNILRPDFGKRKDGHRDQSHVPGRENVSPSAVVSGQSGGSAPGVGGGGGGGGGVVVVCGGVGGDGVSGGGGGAPASPSGPAKKRDVAGEATLRNGESAEQSQSSDSDSSHSSTSAVSQPMLWPAWVYCTRYSDRPSSGPRSRKPKKKTPNKEDKRPRTAFTAEQLQRLKAEFQTNRYLTEQRRQSLAHELSLNESQIKIWFQNKRAKIKKASGSKNSLALHLMAQGLYNHSNTGKEDKEESE; this is encoded by the exons ATGGAAGAAAATGATCAAAATAACCATGAAGTGGACAACCAGGAGTCGAGCAACGAGTCTAACCGAGCCATCATGCCGCTACTCCAGGCGCCGGGGAACCAGCTCCCTCACCGGATCACCAACTTTTTCATCGACAACATCTTGCGGCCGGACTTCGGCAAAAGGAAAGACGGGCACCGCGATCAGAGTCACGTCCCCGGGAGAGAGAACGTTAGCCCGTCGGCGGTGGTGTCCGGTCAAAGCGGAGGCAGCGCGcccggggtgggaggaggaggaggaggaggaggagga gtggtggtggtgtgtggtggtgttggtggtgatGGTGTCTCCGGCGGAGGAGGAGGGGCTCCAGCCAGCCCGTCTGGCCCGGCTAAGAAACGAGACGTGGCGGGAGAAGCGACGCTGAGGAACGGCGAGAGCGCCGAGCAATCCCAGAGCTCCGATTCAGACAGCTCCCACAGCAGCACCAGCGCAGTCTCCCAACCCATGctttggcctgcgtgggtttactgcaCTAGATACTCGGACAGGCCTTCTTCAG GTCCCAGGTCCCGCAAACCAAAGAAAAAGACTCCCAATAAGGAGGACAAGCGACCGAGGACAGCGTTCACAGCCGAACAATTGCAGAGACTGAAAGCCGAGTTTCAGACGAACCGCTATCTAACCGAGCAACGCCGGCAGAGCTTAGCTCACGAACTCAGTCTCAACGAATCCCAAATCAAAATCTGGTTTCAGAACAAGCGAGCCAAAATCAAGAAAGCTAGCGGATCAAAGAACTCACTGGCACTACATTTAATGGCACAAGGACTTTACAACCATTCCAACACGGGGAAAGAAGATAaggaagaaagcgaatag